A genomic region of Bacteroides acidifaciens contains the following coding sequences:
- a CDS encoding DUF4832 domain-containing protein produces MKIEKMLSVVRLWSLACLLFCSGTLFACSGGDDEVIDEGDKGLPAGNVTVKVVGDKKTVLRNPLNGWVMYMGRGWDENFWTTVGYDNMKVPELATSVKVSDYASTCYIRTSWSSLNPSEGVYVWNDPNARLTRLFKSALDRNMRLSFRIVVDGRDQGLNTPQYVFDAGAASYPDPNGNNGESRKSPYPDDEIFQQKYAAFIEAFAKEFDDPDKVDFIDAYGLGKWGEAHTMVYKDYANKEKVFEWITSLYSRCFKKVPLVINYHRLVGANNTSGWGAVASDTEKLLSSAINKGYSLRHDAFGMTGYYQDWEKQYAERWNYKRPIMMEGGWITGGTHRYWIDPSGKYREGHPEDVRQGEFDASAEAHVNMMDFRVGDETNSWFTKCFSLVQRFVTEGGYRLYPDMISLPKDATSGQKVSIVHRWNNMGWGYCPTNIPQWNQKYKVAFALLDNNDKVVKVFVDEQTDLSTWLKGKPTTYNFDLTMKGVSVGVYNWAVGLVDTTKDNEIGLQMAVTKNLTDSGWVKLLQVTVK; encoded by the coding sequence ATGAAAATAGAGAAGATGCTATCGGTTGTAAGACTATGGAGCTTGGCTTGTTTACTTTTTTGTTCGGGGACTTTATTTGCATGTTCAGGTGGCGATGATGAAGTAATTGATGAGGGAGATAAAGGACTTCCTGCCGGGAATGTAACAGTCAAGGTCGTTGGAGATAAAAAGACAGTTTTGCGTAATCCGTTAAATGGATGGGTTATGTATATGGGCCGTGGTTGGGATGAGAATTTTTGGACCACTGTGGGATATGATAACATGAAAGTGCCGGAATTGGCTACCTCAGTTAAGGTTTCTGATTATGCAAGTACTTGTTATATTCGTACCAGTTGGAGTTCCTTAAATCCGAGTGAAGGTGTGTATGTTTGGAATGATCCGAATGCCCGATTGACGAGATTGTTCAAAAGTGCACTGGATAGAAATATGAGATTATCTTTTCGTATAGTTGTAGATGGGCGTGATCAAGGTTTGAATACCCCACAGTATGTATTTGATGCGGGTGCTGCATCCTATCCGGACCCTAATGGAAATAATGGTGAAAGTCGTAAATCGCCTTATCCTGATGACGAGATATTTCAGCAAAAATATGCTGCTTTTATTGAAGCATTTGCCAAAGAATTTGATGATCCGGATAAAGTGGATTTTATTGATGCCTATGGATTAGGTAAATGGGGGGAAGCGCATACTATGGTTTATAAAGATTATGCGAATAAGGAAAAAGTTTTTGAATGGATTACAAGCTTGTATTCGCGTTGTTTTAAGAAAGTTCCTTTGGTCATCAATTATCATAGATTAGTAGGTGCCAATAATACTTCAGGCTGGGGAGCGGTAGCTTCGGACACAGAAAAGCTTTTAAGTAGTGCAATAAATAAGGGGTATAGTCTACGTCATGATGCTTTTGGTATGACGGGTTATTATCAGGATTGGGAAAAGCAGTATGCTGAAAGATGGAATTATAAACGTCCTATAATGATGGAAGGTGGTTGGATTACTGGAGGAACGCACCGTTATTGGATTGACCCGAGTGGAAAATATAGAGAAGGTCATCCGGAAGATGTTCGTCAGGGGGAATTTGACGCTTCTGCTGAAGCACATGTAAATATGATGGATTTTCGTGTGGGAGATGAAACGAATTCATGGTTTACCAAATGCTTTTCTTTGGTACAGCGTTTTGTTACCGAAGGTGGATATCGTTTATATCCCGATATGATTTCTTTGCCGAAAGATGCGACAAGTGGGCAGAAAGTGTCAATTGTTCATCGTTGGAATAATATGGGATGGGGATATTGCCCTACGAATATACCGCAGTGGAATCAAAAATATAAAGTTGCGTTTGCATTGTTGGACAATAATGATAAAGTGGTAAAAGTATTTGTTGATGAGCAAACAGACTTGTCTACATGGCTAAAAGGAAAACCGACTACATATAACTTTGATTTAACAATGAAAGGGGTTTCTGTTGGAGTTTACAACTGGGCTGTAGGACTTGTTGATACAACCAAGGATAATGAGATTGGTTTGCAAATGGCTGTAACAAAGAATCTGACAGATTCTGGTTGGGTGAAATTGCTGCAAGTCACTGTAAAGTGA
- a CDS encoding glycoside hydrolase family 105 protein encodes MATEIPFQKAEIKSIMRKVADWQIAHPHPAPEHDDLNWPQGALYVGMVDWAELAEKEDGDDTYYKWLTRIGQRNCWQPDKRFYHADDIAVSQSFLDLYRKYKDEAMIIPTLARVEWIVNHPSEGSFKLVEGDLKTLERWTWCDALFMAPPVYAKLYMLTGEKRYIKFMNREYRATYDYLFDKEENLFYRDWRYFDKREANGKKVFWGRGNGWVLGGLVEILKELPKKDKNRQFYEELFVKLATRVAGLQHPDGFWHASLLDPASYPSPETSCTTFIVYSIAYGINEGLLDKATYLPVMVKGWNALVSAVEPNGKLGYVQQIGADPKKVTRDMTEVYGVGAFLMAGNEIYKMAR; translated from the coding sequence ATGGCGACAGAGATTCCTTTTCAAAAAGCAGAAATCAAGTCTATCATGCGAAAGGTTGCGGATTGGCAGATTGCCCATCCCCATCCTGCCCCTGAACATGACGATTTGAATTGGCCGCAAGGCGCTCTTTATGTCGGCATGGTGGATTGGGCGGAACTAGCCGAAAAAGAAGACGGCGATGATACATATTATAAGTGGCTCACCCGTATAGGCCAGCGGAATTGCTGGCAGCCGGACAAACGGTTTTACCATGCCGATGATATTGCCGTATCGCAGTCCTTTCTGGATTTATACCGCAAGTACAAAGACGAAGCAATGATTATCCCTACGCTCGCCCGTGTGGAATGGATTGTCAATCATCCGTCCGAAGGCAGTTTCAAGCTGGTGGAGGGAGACTTAAAGACTTTAGAACGTTGGACTTGGTGTGACGCTCTCTTTATGGCTCCCCCTGTATATGCCAAACTATATATGCTGACCGGAGAGAAAAGGTATATCAAATTTATGAATCGTGAATATAGAGCGACTTATGATTACCTGTTCGATAAAGAAGAAAACCTGTTCTACCGTGACTGGCGTTATTTCGATAAGCGCGAAGCCAATGGCAAGAAAGTCTTCTGGGGACGTGGCAACGGTTGGGTACTTGGCGGTCTGGTTGAAATATTAAAGGAACTGCCCAAGAAAGACAAGAACCGTCAATTCTATGAAGAATTGTTTGTAAAACTGGCTACACGTGTTGCCGGATTGCAGCATCCGGACGGTTTCTGGCATGCCAGTCTCTTGGACCCTGCCTCTTATCCGTCACCGGAAACGAGTTGCACTACTTTCATTGTCTATTCTATTGCTTATGGAATAAACGAAGGCTTATTGGATAAAGCAACCTATCTTCCTGTGATGGTAAAAGGTTGGAATGCATTAGTCTCGGCTGTAGAACCGAATGGAAAACTGGGTTATGTGCAGCAAATCGGTGCCGACCCGAAGAAAGTGACTCGTGATATGACGGAAGTTTATGGAGTCGGTGCTTTCTTGATGGCGGGCAATGAAATCTACAAAATGGCGAGATAA
- a CDS encoding RNA polymerase sigma factor, producing the protein MEDLERELLLISKGDELAFNSFMNRYSKRLYYHAFGILSNKEMAEEVVGDVFFEVWKLRKTLLEIASMLSWLNTIVYRKSISYLRKEAKGNQEISFEELQDFSFPDMQTPMDDMLSREELQCLNEAINSLPPKCKHVFFLAKLEQMPYAEIARMLQISLPTVNYHIGYAMNALRKRLVDG; encoded by the coding sequence ATGGAAGACTTGGAAAGAGAACTTTTGTTGATTTCCAAAGGGGATGAGCTAGCTTTTAATAGTTTCATGAACCGATATTCAAAGAGGTTATACTATCACGCCTTTGGTATCCTTAGTAATAAGGAAATGGCTGAAGAAGTGGTAGGCGATGTTTTCTTTGAAGTGTGGAAACTACGTAAGACGCTTTTGGAAATAGCCAGCATGTTGAGTTGGTTGAATACGATTGTATATCGTAAATCAATCTCTTATTTGCGCAAGGAGGCAAAGGGTAATCAAGAGATATCTTTTGAAGAACTTCAAGATTTCTCTTTTCCTGATATGCAAACTCCAATGGATGATATGCTTTCGCGCGAAGAACTCCAATGTTTGAATGAAGCGATCAATAGTTTGCCGCCCAAGTGCAAGCATGTATTCTTTTTGGCTAAACTGGAACAAATGCCTTATGCGGAAATTGCGCGTATGTTGCAAATCTCGCTTCCTACGGTGAATTACCATATAGGATATGCAATGAATGCTTTGAGAAAGAGACTTGTGGACGGGTGA
- a CDS encoding FecR family protein, whose translation MDKDINDYTYGDLQGDIKLKSFIEHGTPAEIDISGIKKKAFLKMHQHERKSRQRRVLMYIGSVAATLFFLIGIKYIITEDAMDGLSHMEVTELMADAYDEEVEVPVGEKMTLLLADGTKIVANSRTIVRYPKRFDGDCREVYVKGEAYFDVAHDTEHPFLVHSDNFRVKVLGTRFNVNNYDTSDSQVVLVQGAVELKTTNNDRVRMKPNELVNLQEGSFAEKRTVNTDEYTCWMQGMINLDGESVESVAQRLSHYYGVTILFDDGMSADRIYGKLMLGDHVSEALQAIETMTRTCMEIRGDTIYLVKK comes from the coding sequence ATGGATAAAGATATTAATGATTATACATATGGGGATTTACAGGGCGACATCAAGTTGAAGTCGTTTATAGAACACGGTACCCCGGCCGAGATAGATATCTCCGGCATTAAGAAAAAAGCTTTTTTGAAAATGCATCAACATGAACGTAAATCCAGGCAGCGACGCGTTTTAATGTATATTGGTTCAGTAGCTGCTACGTTGTTTTTTTTAATAGGTATAAAATATATAATTACAGAGGATGCGATGGACGGTTTGTCCCACATGGAAGTTACGGAATTGATGGCTGACGCATATGATGAAGAGGTGGAAGTGCCTGTTGGAGAGAAGATGACGCTGCTGTTAGCCGATGGCACAAAGATCGTAGCCAACTCGCGTACAATTGTCCGCTACCCCAAACGTTTTGATGGCGATTGCCGTGAAGTATATGTGAAAGGTGAGGCTTACTTCGATGTGGCACATGATACAGAGCATCCGTTTCTTGTCCATTCCGATAATTTTAGAGTGAAGGTACTTGGGACAAGATTTAATGTGAACAATTACGATACTTCGGATTCGCAAGTGGTATTGGTTCAAGGAGCGGTAGAACTGAAAACGACAAACAATGACCGGGTTCGTATGAAACCGAATGAATTGGTGAATTTGCAGGAGGGAAGTTTTGCCGAGAAACGGACAGTGAATACGGATGAATACACTTGTTGGATGCAGGGTATGATTAACCTTGATGGTGAAAGTGTGGAGTCTGTAGCTCAACGGCTCAGTCATTATTATGGAGTGACTATTTTGTTTGACGATGGGATGTCGGCAGATAGAATTTATGGCAAATTGATGCTGGGTGATCATGTCAGTGAAGCCTTGCAAGCCATTGAAACCATGACGCGGACTTGTATGGAAATTCGTGGTGATACAATCTACTTAGTGAAGAAGTAA
- a CDS encoding DUF4832 domain-containing protein, giving the protein MKRYTLLRTFMLFIAALILSGWSSAHTQVSTIKGLKAPEQTVCFEPDTTSVLKNPLTGWVMYLGRAWDENFWQTQRYDAMPVNGGDSTVRVSDYAGTCYIRINWNMLESKEGKYVWNDPDSRIYKLLASVRERGMRLAFRINVDSRDQGQNTPLYVKEAGAKGFQDPNNSQIWSPYPDDAVFQQKYEKFLQAFAVAFDDPDKVDFIDAYGLGKWGEAHGVKYNDYSKKEEVFEWITDAYAKAFKHVPLVINYHRLVGDTISWAEPHPDSKRLLERAIAKGYTIRHDAFGMTGYYEQWEKDFARAYRFRLPIIMEGGWITGAHHRYWIDPSGKYRQGHSEDVRLGEYEESRNAHVNMMDLRIGDEVASWFNTSFDLVKRFEREGGYRLYPTKVSFVNKARSDEQVSVQHNWRNLGWGYCPTNIPQWKGKYKVCIALMDTHHNIVKKQLVDEADLSTWVQGHDGHYTTTVNLDGLQKGSYTWLIGLVDTTKACQPGLKMAVDKNLLFEGWCKVGKLKINK; this is encoded by the coding sequence ATGAAAAGATACACTTTGTTACGCACATTTATGCTTTTTATAGCAGCTCTGATACTCAGTGGATGGTCTTCGGCACATACACAAGTATCTACAATTAAAGGACTAAAAGCGCCTGAACAAACAGTATGTTTTGAGCCTGATACTACTTCTGTACTCAAAAATCCCCTTACGGGTTGGGTAATGTACCTGGGACGTGCATGGGATGAAAACTTTTGGCAGACCCAACGCTATGATGCTATGCCCGTAAATGGTGGGGATTCCACTGTTCGTGTGAGCGATTACGCCGGTACATGTTATATTCGCATCAATTGGAATATGCTTGAGAGTAAAGAGGGAAAGTATGTATGGAACGATCCGGACTCACGTATCTATAAATTGCTTGCTTCGGTGCGCGAACGTGGAATGCGTTTGGCTTTCCGTATCAATGTAGACAGCCGCGACCAGGGACAGAACACACCTCTTTATGTAAAGGAAGCCGGTGCGAAAGGTTTTCAAGATCCTAATAATTCCCAAATATGGTCGCCTTATCCCGATGATGCCGTATTCCAACAGAAATACGAAAAATTCCTTCAAGCCTTTGCCGTTGCTTTTGACGACCCCGATAAAGTGGATTTTATTGATGCCTATGGACTTGGCAAGTGGGGGGAAGCACACGGTGTGAAATATAATGACTACTCAAAAAAAGAAGAAGTATTCGAATGGATCACCGATGCTTATGCAAAAGCCTTCAAGCATGTACCATTAGTGATAAACTACCATCGTTTGGTAGGAGATACCATCAGTTGGGCGGAACCACACCCTGATAGTAAGAGACTGCTCGAAAGAGCCATTGCCAAAGGATACACCATCCGTCACGACGCTTTTGGGATGACCGGTTACTACGAGCAGTGGGAAAAAGATTTTGCCCGCGCTTACCGCTTTCGCTTGCCCATCATTATGGAGGGAGGATGGATTACCGGAGCACATCACCGTTATTGGATTGACCCCAGCGGCAAGTATCGTCAAGGGCATTCGGAAGATGTACGCTTGGGCGAGTATGAGGAAAGTCGCAACGCCCACGTCAATATGATGGATCTTCGCATAGGTGATGAAGTAGCTTCATGGTTTAATACCTCTTTCGATTTGGTGAAGCGTTTCGAACGTGAGGGAGGATATCGGCTCTATCCTACTAAGGTCAGTTTCGTAAATAAAGCCCGTTCAGACGAGCAGGTGAGCGTGCAGCACAATTGGCGCAATCTGGGTTGGGGATACTGTCCTACCAACATTCCCCAGTGGAAAGGAAAATATAAAGTATGTATCGCTTTGATGGATACTCATCATAACATTGTAAAAAAACAGCTTGTAGATGAGGCCGACCTCTCAACTTGGGTGCAAGGTCACGATGGTCATTATACCACAACAGTCAATTTGGATGGACTTCAAAAGGGAAGTTACACTTGGCTTATCGGTCTGGTTGATACAACCAAAGCATGCCAGCCGGGTTTGAAGATGGCGGTCGACAAGAATCTTCTATTTGAGGGATGGTGCAAAGTCGGCAAACTTAAAATCAATAAGTAA